A window of the Corythoichthys intestinalis isolate RoL2023-P3 chromosome 6, ASM3026506v1, whole genome shotgun sequence genome harbors these coding sequences:
- the LOC130917688 gene encoding uncharacterized protein LOC130917688 — MDNSCLEMLGLSLTLIGLIGAAASTGMPMWRVTAFIGENIIVFETRYEGLWMNCFKQADIRMQCKVYDSLLALPPDLQAARGLMCCSLALGGLGLLVSLVGLRCTSCIQNDDRTKRMVLIAAGCMIFMACICVLIPVSWTGHVIITDFYNPLLIDAQRRELGEALYIGWVSGAFLFAGGCLFTCCNVVTEDKDSRSYIYSRNSDYVAYPPQPIQPLQPQQLVMLPQVQPQPVLSRHPSASYSYQSRYPSRYPSVRSGVAVAGAAGPLHHTHFELPLERPVSVTDTTSGSFSGGLKVSVRVYDRSAMVQGICEIAAMCVGLVGLIGAAATTGMPTWKVTAFIGENIVVMESRWEGLWMNCYRQANIRMQCKVYDSLLFLPAELQAARGLMCCSLALSGLGLLLATSGLRCTSCFRGNRRVKAAILATAGGAQLLASVCVFIPVSWTGHVIIRDFYNPLLIDAQRRELGDALYVGWVTGAFLFSSGLLFICGLRGSDQRVSDQKPLPMSYQAIPSGLASDHLVDPRIASGDPVFLQQPESGSLLYQGRSGPLSHPLTGIYTPINSLYLSQNSTPYTLTYNPTLSYQSSFHPTPQASVFIPYKASRIEPPSHSGSSPGVYI, encoded by the exons ATGGACAACTCTTGCCTGGAGATGCTGGGCCTTTCGTTAACTCTCATCGGGCTAATCGGGGCGGCAGCCAGCACTGGGATGCCCATGTGGCGAGTCACGGCCTTCATTGGCGAGAACATCATTGTTTTCGAGACCCGTTACGAAGGCCTTTGGATGAACTGCTTCAAGCAGGCTGACATCAGGATGCAGTGTAAGGTCTACGACTCCCTGCTGGCCTTGCCTCCGGACCTCCAGGCGGCTCGGGGTCTCATGTGCTGCTCCCTGGCGTTGGGCGGCTTGGGGCTGCTGGTCAGCCTGGTGGGACTGCGCTGCACGTCGTGTATCCAGAACGACGACCGAACTAAGAGAATGGTTCTCATCGCCGCGGGGTGCATGATTTTCATGGCGTGCATCTGCGTCCTGATCCCCGTATCCTGGACCGGTCACGTTATCATCACGGACTTTTACAACCCCTTGTTGATCGACGCCCAGCGGAGGGAGCTTGGGGAAGCACTATACATCGGATGGGTGTCTGGCGCCTTCCTATTCGCCGGGGGGTGCTTGTTCACCTGCTGCAACGTGGTGACGGAAGACAAAGACTCCAGGAGCTACATCTACTCCCGGAACTCGGACTACGTTGCGTATCCTCCTCAACCGATCCAGCCTCTGCAGCCTCAGCAGTTGGTGATGCTCCCCCAAGTCCAGCCCCAGCCGGTTCTTTCCAGACACCCTTCCGCTAGCTACAGCTACCAGTCCAGATACCCGTCCAGGTACCCATCTGTGCGCAGCGGGGTGGC AGTAGCGGGTGCTGCTGGGCCCCTCCACCacacacactttgagcttccccttgAAAGACCAGTATCAGTCACTGATACCA CTTCAGGCAGCTTTTCTGGAGGACTGAAGGTTTCTGTCAGGGTTTACGATCGTTCCGCGATGGTTCAAGGAATTTGTGAGATCGCCGCCATGTGCGTGGGCTTAGTGGGGCTCATCGGAGCCGCCGCCACCACCGGAATGCCCACCTGGAAGGTGACGGCGTTCATCGGGGAGAACATCGTAGTCATGGAGAGCCGCTGGGAGGGCTTGTGGATGAACTGCTACCGGCAAGCCAACATCAGGATGCAGTGCAAGGTCTACGACTCTCTGCTTTTCCTGCCGGCCGAACTGCAGGCCGCCAGGGGCCTCATGTGCTGCTCCCTGGCTCTATCCGGGTTGGGCCTCCTGTTGGCTACATCGGGCCTGCGCTGCACTTCTTGCTTCCGCGGAAACCGCAGAGTCAAAGCGGCCATCTTGGCAACGGCGGGCGGCGCGCAACTCCTGGCTTCCGTCTGCGTCTTCATCCCCGTCTCGTGGACGGGCCACGTGATTATCCGCGACTTCTACAATCCGTTGCTGATCGACGCCCAGAGGAGGGAACTGGGGGACGCGCTTTACGTGGGATGGGTTACGGGAGCCTTTCTCTTTAGCTCCGGCTTGTTGTTCATCTGCGGTCTACGGGGATCGGACCAACGGGTATCGGACCAAAAGCCGCTTCCGATGAGCTACCAGGCAATCCCGAGCGGTCTCGCGTCTGACCACCTCGTTGACCCTCGGATCGCAAGTGGCGACCCCGTTTTCCTCCAACAACCTGAAAGCGGGTCGCTCTTGTATCAAGGCAGATCAGGTCCACTGTCCCACCCGTTAACCGGCATCTACACACCGATCAACTCTTTGTACCTGAGCCAGAACAGTACGCCGTACACGCTAACGTACAACCCGACCTTGTCCTACCAATCGAGTTTCCACCCGACACCTCAAGCTAGTGTTTTTATTCCGTATAAAGCGTCTAGAATTGAACCGCCGTCTCACAGTGGGAGTAGCCCGGGAGTGTACATCTGA